A stretch of the Macellibacteroides fermentans genome encodes the following:
- a CDS encoding ParA family protein — protein sequence MEKKILNVAFSTQKGGAGKTTLTVLVASYLHYVRGYNVAVIDCDFPQHSIAEMRERDMQMTMDDEHYKLMAYEQFSALGKKAYEVIESSPENAMEDAQDVIEELKPDFVFFDLPGTINNPAVVHTLSLMDYIIAPISADRLVLESTLQYVITVNDALITPGKAKIKGLYLLWNLVDGREKTELYEVYEDVIDKLGFPLFKTFLPDSKRFRREQSVNHKALFRSTLFPADKALVRGSNLDALINEMLETLK from the coding sequence ATGGAAAAGAAAATTTTGAATGTGGCTTTCAGCACCCAAAAGGGCGGAGCCGGAAAAACAACTCTTACGGTGTTGGTAGCTTCCTACCTGCACTATGTACGTGGCTACAATGTAGCCGTGATTGACTGCGACTTTCCGCAACATTCGATTGCAGAAATGCGTGAGCGTGATATGCAAATGACAATGGACGATGAGCATTACAAACTCATGGCTTACGAGCAATTTTCCGCGTTGGGGAAAAAGGCTTACGAAGTTATCGAGAGCAGTCCCGAAAACGCTATGGAAGATGCACAGGACGTAATCGAAGAATTGAAGCCCGACTTCGTATTTTTCGACCTGCCGGGAACTATCAACAATCCTGCGGTGGTACATACGCTTTCACTTATGGACTATATCATAGCTCCCATAAGCGCCGACCGCTTGGTATTGGAAAGTACCCTGCAATATGTAATTACGGTCAATGATGCCCTGATTACGCCGGGCAAAGCCAAAATCAAAGGATTGTACCTGCTTTGGAATCTTGTCGATGGGCGTGAAAAAACGGAACTCTACGAAGTATATGAGGATGTGATTGACAAACTGGGTTTCCCGCTTTTCAAAACATTCCTGCCCGACAGCAAGCGATTTCGTCGAGAACAATCGGTAAACCACAAAGCCCTGTTTCGTTCTACGCTATTCCCTGCGGACAAAGCACTGGTAAGGGGTAGCAACCTCGATGCCCTGATAAATGAAATGTTGGAAACCCTAAAATAA
- the mobA gene encoding conjugal transfer protein MobA: MNENVKNSSKKGKGGRPPKNNAAAYRYSVNFTATEHARFLSMFEQSGVQSMARFIAARVFGDEFRVVKIDRSAMEYVTKLTSLYAQFRAVGVNYNQVVKELHSNFSEKKALALLYKLEKATVELAETGKKILELSEEFKEKWLQK, from the coding sequence ATGAATGAAAATGTGAAGAACTCCTCAAAAAAGGGAAAAGGGGGACGTCCCCCCAAGAATAACGCTGCCGCTTACCGATACTCGGTAAACTTCACGGCTACCGAACACGCCCGGTTTCTCTCCATGTTTGAGCAATCGGGAGTACAATCAATGGCACGTTTTATTGCTGCCCGTGTGTTCGGGGACGAGTTTCGGGTGGTAAAAATCGACCGTTCCGCTATGGAATACGTTACCAAACTCACTTCGCTTTACGCACAATTCCGTGCGGTGGGCGTGAATTACAACCAAGTTGTAAAGGAGTTGCACAGCAATTTTTCGGAGAAAAAAGCATTGGCTTTGCTCTATAAATTGGAAAAGGCAACCGTGGAACTGGCAGAAACGGGTAAGAAAATTCTGGAATTATCGGAAGAATTTAAGGAAAAATGGTTGCAAAAATAA
- a CDS encoding DUF3408 domain-containing protein — translation MAKKKEEVNLNEIDASFVISSFKNKERRNNPSSIPRALVPEYEKKQEQEAESEETVQPVATVQEETSREEPKRKRSKSPDYESLFIQEVGITARTGKSVYIRKEHHEKITKIVQVISKNQVSLFSYIDNVLTQHFAAYQDEITELYNKNNESIF, via the coding sequence ATGGCAAAAAAGAAAGAAGAAGTGAATTTGAATGAGATAGACGCAAGTTTTGTCATATCCTCATTCAAAAATAAGGAACGACGAAACAATCCGAGTTCCATACCCAGAGCATTAGTTCCCGAATACGAGAAAAAGCAGGAACAGGAAGCAGAATCCGAAGAAACGGTACAACCCGTTGCGACCGTTCAGGAAGAAACTTCCCGTGAAGAACCGAAACGCAAACGAAGCAAATCGCCCGATTACGAAAGCCTGTTCATTCAGGAAGTCGGGATTACGGCACGTACAGGAAAATCGGTTTATATCCGCAAAGAACACCACGAAAAGATAACGAAGATAGTTCAGGTTATCAGTAAAAATCAGGTGTCTTTGTTCAGCTACATTGACAATGTGCTGACCCAACATTTTGCCGCTTATCAGGATGAGATAACGGAACTGTACAACAAAAATAACGAATCAATTTTCTAA
- a CDS encoding DUF4122 family protein → MEKIFITVVILYALFVGIYLLRLKVGKRRRKNIVGQGSSIQETGRLKSDIVGKSRFDLSAAKPLTAKSEPLAASSPKTENPTGNPNTFVPPNEVKPSAEVPQEELDETFSDTPPDEDNEPMDIDVPLEYERADDNEDEPENEEEEVEGTAQAALASGVQFDDLGNMVRTVNKTDEATPEQKKKAGDTLLDIRQTDMFEQVVSGKPDAKKIVSDLMAESLSAFYELKDKEAGTTGSGKKAPDSFNIKDFA, encoded by the coding sequence ATGGAAAAGATATTTATAACCGTAGTTATCCTGTATGCCCTTTTCGTCGGAATTTATCTTCTGCGACTGAAAGTAGGCAAAAGGCGAAGAAAGAACATTGTCGGACAAGGTTCTTCAATCCAAGAAACAGGGCGATTGAAGTCGGATATTGTAGGAAAAAGTAGGTTCGATTTAAGTGCAGCGAAGCCACTTACTGCCAAATCGGAGCCACTTGCTGCCAGCTCGCCAAAAACTGAAAATCCGACAGGAAATCCCAATACATTTGTTCCGCCTAACGAGGTAAAACCGTCGGCAGAAGTACCGCAGGAAGAATTGGACGAAACATTTTCCGACACTCCGCCCGATGAAGATAACGAGCCGATGGATATAGATGTCCCGCTCGAATATGAACGGGCGGACGACAACGAAGATGAGCCGGAGAACGAGGAAGAAGAAGTCGAAGGCACGGCACAAGCCGCACTTGCTTCAGGAGTTCAGTTTGATGATTTGGGAAATATGGTTCGCACAGTAAATAAAACCGACGAAGCCACTCCCGAACAAAAGAAAAAGGCTGGCGATACCCTGTTGGATATACGGCAGACCGATATGTTTGAACAGGTGGTTTCAGGTAAACCCGATGCAAAGAAAATCGTTTCCGACCTCATGGCAGAGAGCCTTTCGGCTTTTTATGAATTGAAAGATAAGGAAGCCGGAACTACCGGAAGCGGAAAGAAAGCTCCCGACAGCTTTAATATCAAAGATTTCGCATAG
- a CDS encoding DUF3408 domain-containing protein — protein sequence MIPNPIFYNDTTMTIGLIVCCLVVLAAVMIPKAIRHRKQVKQNESEKVVPGEQEVEMIVIPSEERKSTDIYKRRFLVNANIPTRNGKQVAIRQKYHNRISKIVKTIGDNEVSIFSYIDNVLKHHFETFQDDISELYKKSCDDDYLSPNK from the coding sequence ATGATACCCAATCCGATTTTTTACAATGACACCACGATGACGATAGGTCTTATCGTGTGTTGCCTCGTGGTGCTTGCTGCGGTAATGATACCCAAAGCAATACGCCACCGAAAACAAGTGAAACAAAACGAGAGTGAAAAAGTTGTTCCGGGCGAACAGGAAGTAGAAATGATAGTTATTCCAAGCGAAGAACGTAAATCTACCGACATCTATAAAAGACGATTTCTTGTAAATGCGAACATACCTACAAGAAACGGAAAACAGGTCGCTATCCGCCAAAAATACCACAATCGGATTTCAAAGATTGTGAAGACCATTGGCGACAATGAAGTTTCCATTTTTAGCTACATAGACAATGTGTTGAAGCACCATTTTGAAACCTTTCAAGACGATATTTCAGAACTATACAAAAAGAGTTGCGACGATGACTATTTAAGCCCCAATAAGTAA